Proteins encoded within one genomic window of Pseudomonas cannabina:
- a CDS encoding ABC transporter ATP-binding protein — protein MSENLIEIRQLSVAFNGQKVVSDLSLDVRRGECLALVGESGSGKSVTAHSILQLLPRSGTQTTGSITYRGQELVGADDRTLRELRGNRIAMIFQEPMTSLNPLHSVARQIGETLLLHRGMSGREAHKRIIELLELVGIQQPEKRLKAYPHQLSGGQRQRVMIAMALACEPELLIADEPTTALDVTVQRKILLQLKELQQRLNMSLLLISHDLNLVHSVAQRVCVMRAGEIVEQADCKSLFKAPHHPYSRLLLDAEPAGEPLPRDSRETVLQVDNLKVWFSLTGGLLRRHQEYLKAVDDISLSIERGKTLGIVGESGSGKSTLGQAILRLVESQGSIRFRGQALDSLSQKQMRPWRKEMQVVFQDPYGSLSPRMSVAQIISEGLEVHSPLSLEQRDAEVIRALQEVGIDPQSRHRYPHEFSGGQRQRIAIARALVLKPALILLDEPTSALDRTVQKQVVALLRDLQQKHGLTYLFISHDLAVVKALAHDVIVVKDGKVVERGASHEVFDAPQHPYTQELLAAAHPE, from the coding sequence ATGTCGGAAAATCTGATCGAAATTCGCCAGTTGAGCGTCGCCTTCAACGGCCAGAAGGTGGTCAGCGACCTGAGCCTGGATGTCCGGCGCGGAGAGTGCCTGGCACTGGTCGGCGAATCCGGGTCGGGTAAATCGGTCACCGCGCATTCGATTTTGCAACTGTTGCCTCGCAGCGGCACGCAGACCACTGGCAGCATCACCTACCGCGGGCAAGAACTTGTGGGCGCCGACGACCGCACCCTGCGCGAGCTGCGGGGCAACCGGATTGCGATGATCTTCCAGGAGCCGATGACCTCGCTGAACCCGCTGCACAGCGTGGCCCGGCAAATCGGCGAAACCCTGTTGCTGCATCGCGGCATGAGCGGTCGTGAAGCGCACAAGCGTATTATCGAGCTGTTGGAACTGGTCGGCATTCAACAGCCTGAAAAGCGCCTCAAAGCCTACCCGCATCAGCTGTCTGGCGGCCAGCGTCAGCGGGTGATGATCGCCATGGCGCTGGCGTGCGAGCCCGAGCTGCTGATTGCCGACGAGCCGACCACGGCGCTGGACGTGACTGTGCAACGCAAGATTCTGCTGCAGCTCAAAGAGCTGCAGCAGCGCCTGAACATGTCACTGCTGCTGATCAGCCATGATTTGAACCTGGTGCACAGCGTGGCGCAGCGGGTGTGCGTGATGCGCGCTGGCGAGATTGTCGAGCAGGCCGACTGCAAGTCGCTGTTCAAAGCGCCGCATCACCCTTACAGCCGCCTGCTGCTGGATGCCGAGCCAGCGGGAGAACCGCTGCCTCGCGACAGCCGGGAAACCGTGCTGCAGGTCGATAACCTGAAAGTCTGGTTCTCGCTGACCGGCGGCCTGTTGCGACGACATCAGGAATACCTGAAAGCAGTGGACGACATCAGCCTGAGCATCGAGCGCGGCAAGACGCTGGGCATCGTCGGCGAGTCGGGCTCCGGCAAATCGACACTCGGCCAGGCGATCCTGCGCCTCGTGGAATCGCAGGGCAGCATCCGCTTTCGCGGGCAGGCGCTGGACAGCTTGAGCCAGAAACAGATGCGCCCGTGGCGCAAAGAGATGCAAGTGGTCTTTCAGGACCCTTACGGCAGCCTCAGCCCACGCATGTCCGTGGCGCAGATCATCAGCGAAGGGCTGGAGGTGCACAGCCCGCTCTCGCTCGAGCAACGCGACGCCGAGGTGATTCGGGCGTTGCAGGAGGTGGGTATCGATCCGCAAAGTCGCCATCGTTACCCGCATGAGTTTTCCGGTGGCCAACGTCAGCGTATCGCCATTGCCCGTGCACTGGTGCTGAAACCGGCCTTGATCCTGCTCGACGAGCCGACCTCTGCACTGGACCGCACCGTGCAGAAACAGGTCGTCGCCCTGCTCCGTGATCTCCAGCAAAAACATGGCCTGACCTACCTGTTCATCAGCCACGATCTGGCCGTGGTCAAAGCTCTGGCCCATGACGTGATCGTGGTCAAGGACGGCAAAGTGGTCGAACGCGGTGCCAGCCACGAGGTATTCGATGCACCGCAGCATCCGTATACGCAGGAATTGCTGGCGGCGGCGCATCCTGAGTGA
- a CDS encoding LysR substrate-binding domain-containing protein codes for MNRNDLRRVDLNLLIVFETLMHEKSVTRAAEKLFLGQPAISAALSRLRSLFDDPLFVRTGRSMEPTARATEIFGLLSPALDSISTAVSRASEFDPATSTSVFRIGLSDDVEFALLPTLLKRLRSEAPGIVLVVRRVNYILMPPLLASGEISVGVSYTQDLPANAKRKVLRRSKPQLLRADSIPGPLSLDDFCARPHALVSFAGDLSGFIDEHLEKLERKRHVVLAVPQFNGLATLLTGTDIIATVPDYAAQVLTAAGGVRAEDLPIETRTFELHMAWRGAQDNDPGERWLRSRIQMFFGDPDSL; via the coding sequence ATGAACCGTAACGACCTGCGTCGTGTCGACCTCAATCTGCTCATCGTTTTCGAAACCCTGATGCATGAAAAAAGCGTGACACGCGCGGCGGAAAAACTGTTCCTCGGCCAACCGGCAATCAGCGCCGCGCTTTCGCGCCTGCGCAGTCTTTTCGATGACCCCCTGTTCGTGCGCACCGGACGCAGCATGGAGCCAACTGCCCGCGCGACGGAAATCTTCGGTCTGCTCTCCCCGGCACTGGACTCCATCTCGACCGCCGTCAGCCGTGCTTCGGAGTTTGACCCGGCCACCAGCACCTCGGTATTCCGCATCGGCCTGTCCGACGATGTCGAATTCGCGCTGCTGCCCACCCTGCTCAAGCGCCTGCGTTCCGAAGCACCGGGAATTGTACTGGTGGTCAGGCGGGTCAACTACATCCTGATGCCGCCGCTGCTGGCCTCGGGCGAAATTTCGGTCGGCGTCAGCTACACCCAAGACCTGCCCGCCAACGCCAAACGCAAGGTCTTGCGCCGCAGCAAGCCTCAACTCCTGCGCGCTGACTCGATTCCCGGCCCCTTGAGCCTCGACGACTTCTGCGCCCGCCCCCATGCCCTGGTGTCATTCGCCGGCGACCTGAGCGGTTTTATCGACGAACACCTGGAAAAACTGGAACGCAAACGCCACGTCGTCCTCGCCGTCCCGCAGTTCAACGGCCTGGCAACGCTGCTGACCGGCACCGACATCATCGCCACCGTGCCGGATTACGCTGCGCAGGTGCTGACGGCGGCGGGAGGTGTTCGAGCTGAAGACCTGCCGATTGAGACGCGTACGTTTGAACTGCACATGGCCTGGAGGGGCGCGCAGGATAATGATCCGGGGGAGCGGTGGTTGAGGTCGCGGATTCAGATGTTTTTTGGGGATCCGGACAGTTTGTAG
- a CDS encoding ATP-dependent DNA helicase has protein sequence MAVRALCEFTAKVGDLDLRFTPSPTAQEGIAGHRTVAARRGADYQAELSLTGDYRELTVRGRADGYDAARNQLEEVKTYRGELEAMPANHRQLHWAQVKVYGWLLCQRLQLEDVTLALVYFNIVSEQETLICEPFSAVALQQFFEQQCAIFLGWAQQELAHTQALHATLSTLKFPHPAFRTGQRALAESVYKAASTGCCLMAQAPTGIGKTVGTLFPLLKAAPGQRLDKIFFLTAKTPGRRLALDALQVINRSAPELRLRVLELVARDKTCEYPGKACNGDSCPLAKGFYDRLPAARLAALQSPWLDQVSVRDAALLHQVCPYYLSQELARWADVVIADYNYYFDFSALLFGLGQLNQWRVAVLVDEAHNMVERARQMYSASLDQSQLKALIQTAPEPVKKALQRVDRQWNALHKAQLAEYQAYSAAPDKFLNSLNLCISTIGDHFNEHPQAVDGTLQGFYLEAIGFARIAELFDEHFIFDISRREAGGKRVLSRLSLRNVVPARFVRPRLSAARSSVLFSATLNPRHYYADLLGLPANTAWIDVESPFNHKQLDVRIISRISTRFTHRQASLAPIVELMAEQFDARPGNYLAFFSSFDYLQQVAGLMARTYPHITSWQQARGMGEAERQAFLDRFTLSSQGIGFAVLGGAFGEGIDLPGARLIGAFIATLGLPQLNPVNEQFKQRMAALFGAGYDYTYLYPGMQKVVQAAGRVIRSQNDKGVVMLIDDRFAEPKVTQLFPAWWRPETSG, from the coding sequence GTGGCAGTACGCGCCTTGTGCGAGTTCACGGCCAAAGTGGGCGATCTCGACCTGCGCTTCACGCCATCACCGACCGCTCAGGAAGGGATTGCCGGGCATCGGACTGTCGCGGCGCGGCGCGGTGCCGATTATCAGGCCGAATTGTCCTTGACGGGCGACTATCGCGAACTGACCGTGCGCGGCAGAGCGGATGGCTATGACGCGGCTCGCAATCAGCTGGAAGAAGTGAAGACCTATCGCGGCGAGCTGGAGGCCATGCCCGCCAACCACCGGCAGTTGCACTGGGCACAGGTGAAGGTCTACGGCTGGCTGCTCTGCCAGCGCCTGCAACTGGAGGACGTCACGCTGGCGCTGGTGTATTTCAATATTGTCAGCGAGCAGGAAACCCTGATTTGCGAGCCTTTCAGCGCCGTTGCGCTGCAACAATTCTTCGAGCAGCAATGCGCGATCTTTCTCGGCTGGGCGCAGCAGGAACTGGCGCACACTCAGGCGTTGCACGCGACCCTGAGCACGCTGAAATTTCCCCATCCTGCATTCCGCACCGGGCAACGCGCACTGGCGGAATCGGTTTACAAGGCGGCCAGCACGGGCTGTTGCCTGATGGCTCAGGCGCCAACCGGTATCGGTAAGACTGTGGGCACGTTGTTTCCGTTGCTCAAAGCCGCGCCCGGTCAACGACTGGACAAGATTTTCTTTCTCACGGCCAAGACGCCGGGACGCCGTCTGGCGCTGGATGCGTTGCAGGTGATCAATCGCAGTGCGCCCGAACTGAGGCTGCGGGTGCTGGAACTGGTGGCGCGGGACAAGACCTGCGAGTACCCGGGCAAGGCCTGCAACGGTGATTCCTGCCCGCTGGCCAAAGGTTTTTACGATCGCCTGCCCGCGGCGCGCCTGGCTGCGCTGCAATCGCCCTGGCTGGATCAGGTCAGCGTGCGCGACGCGGCGTTGTTGCATCAGGTCTGTCCGTATTACCTGAGCCAGGAGCTGGCGCGCTGGGCCGACGTGGTGATTGCCGACTACAACTATTACTTCGACTTCAGCGCGCTGTTGTTCGGCCTCGGCCAGCTCAATCAGTGGCGGGTGGCGGTGTTGGTCGATGAAGCGCACAACATGGTCGAGCGGGCGCGCCAGATGTACAGCGCCAGCCTCGACCAAAGCCAGCTGAAAGCGCTGATCCAGACCGCTCCCGAACCCGTGAAGAAAGCGCTGCAGCGTGTCGACCGGCAATGGAATGCGCTGCACAAGGCGCAACTCGCCGAATACCAGGCCTATTCAGCGGCTCCGGACAAATTTCTCAACAGCCTGAACCTGTGTATTTCGACGATCGGTGATCATTTCAACGAACACCCGCAGGCAGTGGACGGCACGTTGCAGGGCTTCTATCTGGAGGCCATCGGTTTTGCACGCATTGCCGAACTGTTCGACGAGCACTTCATTTTTGATATCAGCCGGCGCGAGGCGGGCGGCAAGCGTGTGTTGTCACGGCTGAGCCTGCGCAATGTGGTGCCCGCGCGCTTCGTTCGCCCACGCCTGAGCGCCGCACGCAGCAGCGTGCTGTTTTCCGCGACGCTCAACCCCCGGCATTACTACGCCGACCTGCTCGGGTTGCCGGCCAATACCGCCTGGATCGACGTTGAATCGCCGTTCAATCACAAGCAACTTGACGTGCGGATTATCAGCCGTATTTCAACCCGCTTCACTCATCGGCAGGCGTCACTGGCGCCGATTGTCGAGCTGATGGCTGAGCAGTTCGACGCCAGGCCGGGTAATTATTTGGCGTTTTTCAGCAGCTTCGATTACTTGCAACAGGTGGCCGGGCTGATGGCGCGCACGTATCCGCACATTACCTCGTGGCAGCAGGCGCGAGGCATGGGCGAAGCTGAACGCCAGGCGTTTCTTGATCGTTTTACCCTGAGCAGTCAGGGCATCGGCTTTGCGGTGCTGGGCGGCGCGTTCGGGGAGGGGATCGATTTGCCGGGTGCACGCTTGATCGGCGCGTTCATCGCGACGCTGGGCCTGCCGCAACTCAACCCCGTCAACGAACAGTTCAAGCAACGCATGGCCGCACTGTTCGGCGCTGGCTACGATTACACCTATCTGTACCCCGGCATGCAGAAGGTTGTGCAGGCAGCGGGCAGGGTGATCCGCAGTCAGAATGACAAGGGTGTGGTGATGTTGATCGACGATCGCTTTGCCGAGCCCAAGGTGACTCAGCTGTTTCCGGCATGGTGGCGACCTGAAACCTCCGGTTAG
- the pgm gene encoding phosphoglucomutase (alpha-D-glucose-1,6-bisphosphate-dependent) codes for MSLSPFAGKLAPAQLLVDIPRLVTAYYTGQPDASVPTQRVAFGTSGHRGTSFELGFNEWHVLAISQAICLYRKANGIDGPLFLGADTHALSTPAAASALEVLAANGVQVMISEGDEYTPTPAVSHAIICYNRGRTSGLADGIVITPSHNPPQSGGFKYNPPNGGPADSDVTKWIENKANELLAEKIVGVSRISHEKALRADTTHRHDYLNTYVADLKSVIDLDAIRNSGLRLGVDPLGGAGVNYWSAIGEHYGLNLDVVNTFVDSTFRFMTVDWDGQIRMDPSSSHAMQSLIGLKDRYQVAFACDPDHDRHGIVTPTGGLMTPNSYLAVSIDYLFQNRPDWRADAAVGKTVVSSGMIDRVAARLGRRLYEVPVGFKYFAQGLFEGSLGFGGEESAGASFLRRDGTVWTTDKDGLIPALLAAEMTARVGRDPSEIYKTMTDELGEPFSTRVDAKANPQQKALLSKLSPEQVTSTELAGEPIQKVLSHAPGNDQAFGGVKVMTENGWFAARPSGTEDIYKIYAESFVSEDHLKRLVAEAQVLVDGAISPR; via the coding sequence ATGAGTCTCAGTCCTTTCGCCGGCAAGCTGGCACCTGCGCAGTTACTGGTTGATATCCCGAGACTGGTCACGGCTTATTACACCGGCCAGCCTGATGCATCGGTGCCCACCCAACGCGTAGCGTTCGGCACGTCCGGGCATCGCGGCACTTCATTCGAACTGGGTTTCAATGAATGGCATGTGCTGGCTATCAGCCAGGCGATCTGCCTGTATCGCAAGGCCAATGGTATTGACGGCCCGCTGTTCCTGGGGGCTGATACTCATGCGTTGTCCACGCCTGCTGCGGCCTCTGCACTTGAAGTGCTGGCAGCCAATGGTGTGCAGGTCATGATTTCCGAAGGCGACGAATACACGCCAACGCCAGCGGTTTCCCACGCAATCATTTGCTACAACCGTGGGCGCACGTCGGGTCTGGCTGACGGCATCGTTATCACGCCATCGCACAATCCGCCGCAAAGCGGTGGCTTCAAGTACAACCCGCCCAATGGCGGGCCAGCTGACAGTGACGTCACCAAGTGGATCGAGAACAAGGCCAACGAGCTGCTGGCCGAGAAAATCGTCGGTGTTTCGCGTATCAGCCATGAAAAAGCCCTGCGCGCCGACACCACGCACCGCCATGACTACCTCAATACCTACGTGGCTGATCTGAAAAGCGTCATCGATCTGGACGCGATCCGCAATTCAGGGCTGCGTCTGGGCGTCGACCCGCTGGGCGGCGCCGGAGTGAATTACTGGTCGGCGATTGGCGAGCATTACGGCCTTAATCTGGACGTCGTGAACACGTTTGTCGATTCCACGTTCCGTTTCATGACGGTGGACTGGGACGGCCAGATTCGTATGGACCCGTCATCCAGCCACGCCATGCAAAGCCTGATCGGCCTCAAAGACCGCTATCAGGTCGCTTTCGCCTGCGACCCGGATCACGATCGGCACGGCATCGTGACCCCGACGGGCGGACTGATGACGCCCAACAGCTACCTGGCAGTGTCCATCGACTACCTGTTCCAGAACCGTCCGGACTGGCGCGCCGATGCAGCGGTCGGCAAGACCGTGGTCAGCAGCGGCATGATCGATCGGGTGGCCGCTCGTCTCGGCCGTCGCTTGTATGAAGTGCCGGTCGGCTTCAAGTACTTCGCGCAAGGGCTGTTCGAGGGCTCGTTGGGCTTTGGTGGCGAAGAAAGTGCCGGGGCTTCGTTCCTGCGGCGTGACGGTACGGTCTGGACCACCGACAAAGACGGCCTGATCCCGGCGTTGCTAGCGGCGGAAATGACAGCGCGTGTCGGTCGTGACCCGAGCGAAATCTACAAGACCATGACCGATGAACTGGGCGAGCCGTTTTCGACCCGCGTCGATGCCAAGGCCAACCCGCAGCAGAAAGCGTTGCTGAGCAAGTTGTCGCCAGAGCAGGTGACGTCCACTGAACTGGCTGGCGAGCCTATTCAGAAGGTTCTCAGCCATGCGCCAGGTAACGATCAGGCGTTTGGCGGCGTGAAAGTCATGACCGAGAACGGCTGGTTTGCAGCGCGTCCGTCAGGCACCGAGGATATTTACAAGATCTACGCCGAGAGTTTTGTCAGCGAAGACCACCTCAAACGTCTGGTGGCAGAAGCCCAAGTGCTGGTCGATGGGGCCATTTCGCCCAGGTAA
- a CDS encoding PLP-dependent aminotransferase family protein codes for MKDHTDFAYQAVYRYLVRLANQEQGELVLKMPSLRQLARRLRVSISTVQSAYLLLEEEGRVYSVAKSGYYAMPRSGASDPQHNRNDDLLHALLYNARRPGMLLLNSDEPTLLHWPESPLLAIECGLARHYPRSREADFQPFGEPELRTALAARYTHDAAHCWHADNVYITPDLLAAFMMVIDTLQLRGGAVLVESPCAWSMLRVLQSLDIQVHELPLDETGSLDPEQLERLLLENTLGLVVLSSFLNPLRGSARPSSNSQALADVINRHKVWVLENDSHSALSFAGEACHLRHLIDPQRLVIMGALDKTLGPEAPYGYLLCNPLEDRWHAGFLLRAFELPRLRQRAIARLYSSARLDTRLGGLRDVLAQRTSAMTQQLNEHAGDALRYAVPAGGCGVWAESRYPVNMRQVFDWMLDEHIVIAPGELFSLQGRYAQCLRISCAIDWSRDVAGLLTKLGEAVNRARLS; via the coding sequence ATGAAAGACCACACCGACTTCGCCTACCAGGCGGTTTATCGCTACCTCGTCCGTCTGGCCAATCAGGAGCAAGGCGAGTTGGTGCTGAAGATGCCGTCGCTGCGCCAGCTTGCGCGCCGCCTGCGCGTATCGATCTCCACGGTGCAAAGTGCTTACTTGCTGCTGGAGGAAGAGGGACGCGTCTATTCGGTTGCCAAATCGGGTTATTACGCGATGCCGCGTAGCGGCGCATCAGATCCGCAACACAACCGGAACGATGACCTTTTGCACGCACTGCTATACAACGCGAGGCGTCCCGGCATGCTGCTGCTGAACAGTGACGAGCCAACGCTGCTGCACTGGCCGGAAAGCCCGTTACTGGCCATCGAGTGTGGACTGGCACGTCATTATCCACGTTCGCGCGAGGCTGATTTTCAGCCATTCGGCGAGCCGGAATTGCGCACCGCGCTGGCGGCGCGTTATACCCATGATGCAGCGCATTGCTGGCACGCAGACAATGTTTACATCACGCCCGATTTGCTCGCGGCGTTCATGATGGTGATCGATACGCTGCAACTGCGCGGTGGGGCGGTTCTGGTGGAGTCGCCCTGTGCCTGGTCCATGCTGCGGGTGTTGCAGTCGCTTGATATCCAGGTCCACGAGTTGCCGCTGGATGAAACCGGCAGCCTCGATCCTGAGCAACTGGAGCGTCTATTACTGGAAAACACCCTTGGCCTGGTGGTGTTGTCCTCGTTTCTCAATCCGCTGCGCGGCAGTGCGCGCCCGTCAAGCAATAGTCAGGCGCTGGCTGACGTGATCAATCGTCATAAGGTCTGGGTGCTGGAAAATGACAGCCACAGCGCCTTGAGTTTCGCTGGCGAGGCCTGTCACTTGCGTCACCTGATCGATCCGCAACGCCTGGTGATCATGGGGGCTTTAGACAAGACCCTCGGCCCGGAAGCGCCTTACGGCTATCTATTGTGCAACCCGCTCGAAGACCGCTGGCACGCCGGTTTTCTGCTCCGCGCGTTCGAGTTGCCGCGCCTCCGCCAGAGGGCAATTGCCAGGCTGTACAGCAGCGCACGGCTGGATACCCGACTGGGCGGGCTGCGCGACGTGCTGGCGCAACGCACGTCAGCGATGACGCAGCAACTCAATGAGCATGCGGGTGATGCGCTGCGCTATGCAGTCCCGGCAGGGGGCTGCGGTGTGTGGGCCGAAAGCCGATACCCGGTGAACATGCGCCAGGTCTTTGACTGGATGCTCGACGAGCACATCGTCATTGCCCCCGGCGAACTGTTCAGCCTGCAAGGTCGGTATGCGCAGTGTTTGCGCATCAGTTGTGCCATTGACTGGAGCCGCGATGTGGCTGGATTGCTGACTAAGCTTGGAGAGGCCGTAAACAGAGCGCGGCTGTCTTAG
- a CDS encoding zinc-dependent alcohol dehydrogenase family protein, translating to MSRTIRFHQFGPAEVLKVEEQPVASPAPGEVQVRVQAIGVSWYDVLWRQNLASTQARLPAGLGYEMAGVVTALGEGVDDLHVGDKVASFPAADANQHPVYGESIVMPRLALTRYPDVLTPVEASVHYTPYLVAYFAYVDLARIKAGQTVLVTDASHCSGPAFVQLGKALDVRVIAATKTEDAREYLLSLGADKVVVTEEQDLLMAINKYTDNRGVDAVFDGLGGPQMSIMGDVLAPRGSLVLYGLQGGNQTPFPACAAFQKNIQFYVHCLGNFTGKPELGITQDQQALQRALQDINQMTADKVLKPLQTRSFPFEHVVQAHRYMDVCPIGGRAVLEVESV from the coding sequence ATGTCCCGCACGATCCGTTTTCACCAGTTCGGCCCGGCCGAGGTGCTCAAGGTTGAAGAGCAACCCGTCGCGTCGCCTGCACCCGGCGAGGTGCAAGTGCGCGTGCAGGCCATTGGTGTCAGCTGGTATGACGTTCTCTGGCGGCAAAATCTCGCTTCGACCCAGGCGCGGCTGCCTGCCGGTCTGGGTTACGAAATGGCGGGTGTGGTCACTGCGCTCGGCGAAGGGGTCGATGACCTGCACGTAGGCGACAAAGTGGCCAGTTTTCCTGCCGCCGACGCCAACCAGCATCCGGTCTATGGCGAGTCCATCGTGATGCCGCGTCTGGCGCTGACCCGCTACCCGGATGTGCTGACGCCTGTCGAAGCCAGCGTGCATTACACGCCGTATCTGGTGGCCTATTTTGCCTACGTCGATCTGGCGCGTATCAAGGCTGGGCAAACCGTGCTGGTCACCGATGCCAGTCATTGTTCCGGGCCTGCGTTCGTACAGTTGGGCAAGGCGCTGGACGTACGTGTCATCGCCGCGACCAAGACTGAGGATGCGCGTGAGTATCTGTTGTCGCTGGGCGCCGACAAGGTGGTCGTCACCGAAGAGCAGGACCTGTTGATGGCGATCAACAAATACACCGACAACCGCGGCGTCGATGCGGTTTTCGATGGTCTGGGCGGCCCGCAGATGTCGATCATGGGTGACGTGCTGGCGCCACGCGGCAGTCTGGTGCTGTATGGCCTGCAAGGCGGCAATCAGACTCCGTTCCCGGCCTGCGCAGCCTTCCAGAAGAACATCCAGTTTTACGTGCACTGCCTGGGTAATTTCACCGGCAAACCGGAATTGGGCATCACTCAGGATCAGCAGGCCTTGCAGCGTGCCTTGCAGGACATCAACCAGATGACGGCCGACAAGGTATTGAAACCGTTGCAGACGCGCAGCTTCCCGTTCGAGCACGTGGTGCAGGCGCACCGTTACATGGATGTCTGCCCGATTGGCGGGCGTGCGGTACTGGAAGTCGAGTCTGTCTGA
- a CDS encoding PilT/PilU family type 4a pilus ATPase encodes MDFPALLKILANQDGSDLYLSTGAPPCAKFNGVLKPLGSETFKPGEVASIAQGLMDEEQKLEFLRELEMNLAVSLAGIGRFRINIFMQRNEVSIVARNIKLDIPRFEDLFLPPVLLDVVMEKHGLVLFVGATGSGKSTSLAALIDYRNRNASGHIITIEDPVEFIHRHKKSIVNQREVGVDTRSFRAALKNTLRQAPDVILIGEIRDRETMEHALAFADTGHLVISTLHANNANQALDRIINFFPEERRAQLLHDLGNNLKAFVSQRLVKTPDGKRRAAVEVMMGTPTIRDLIQRNELTELKDIMEKSGSLGMQTFDSALFNLAVEGAISEEEALKNADSQNNVRLRLKLHSEGGAITLSTPPPAPTGSRTASTAEWGLVDDDEPGPQA; translated from the coding sequence ATGGATTTTCCGGCGCTGTTGAAGATTCTGGCCAATCAGGACGGATCGGACCTTTATCTTTCCACCGGCGCACCGCCGTGCGCCAAGTTCAACGGGGTGCTCAAACCGCTGGGCAGCGAGACCTTCAAGCCCGGCGAAGTGGCGTCGATTGCCCAGGGGCTGATGGATGAAGAGCAGAAACTCGAGTTCCTGCGCGAACTGGAAATGAACCTGGCGGTGTCGCTGGCAGGTATTGGTCGTTTCCGGATCAATATCTTCATGCAGCGCAACGAAGTGTCCATTGTCGCCCGTAACATCAAACTGGATATACCACGCTTCGAAGACCTGTTCCTGCCGCCGGTGCTGCTCGACGTGGTGATGGAAAAGCATGGCCTGGTGCTGTTCGTCGGTGCCACCGGGTCGGGTAAATCGACCTCGCTGGCAGCGCTGATCGATTATCGCAACCGCAATGCCAGCGGGCACATCATCACGATTGAAGACCCGGTGGAGTTTATCCATCGGCACAAGAAATCGATCGTCAATCAGCGCGAAGTCGGCGTCGATACCCGCAGCTTTCGCGCGGCGTTGAAGAACACCCTGCGTCAGGCGCCGGACGTGATTCTGATCGGCGAAATCCGTGATCGCGAAACCATGGAACACGCGCTGGCGTTTGCTGACACCGGGCACCTGGTGATCTCGACCCTGCACGCCAACAACGCCAATCAGGCGCTGGACCGTATCATCAACTTTTTCCCGGAAGAGCGGCGTGCACAGTTACTGCATGACCTGGGTAACAACCTCAAGGCGTTCGTCTCCCAGCGGCTGGTCAAGACCCCTGATGGCAAGCGCCGGGCAGCGGTGGAAGTGATGATGGGCACGCCGACCATTCGCGATCTGATCCAGCGTAACGAACTGACCGAACTCAAAGACATCATGGAGAAGTCCGGCAGCCTTGGCATGCAGACGTTTGACAGCGCGTTGTTCAATCTGGCCGTAGAGGGGGCGATCAGCGAAGAAGAAGCGCTGAAGAATGCCGACTCGCAGAACAACGTGCGGCTGCGTCTCAAGCTGCACAGTGAAGGCGGGGCCATCACCCTGTCCACACCGCCCCCGGCACCCACCGGCAGCCGCACAGCCAGCACCGCTGAGTGGGGTTTGGTCGACGATGACGAGCCTGGGCCGCAGGCGTAA
- a CDS encoding peptidylprolyl isomerase, whose product MKAQARHILVKTAEEAEQLKQRIAKGEAFDVLAKKHSSCPSGKRGGDLGEVRPGQMVGAIDQIIFKKPLRIVHGPVKSKFGYHLVQVFYRD is encoded by the coding sequence ATGAAAGCCCAGGCCCGCCATATTCTGGTGAAAACCGCCGAAGAAGCCGAGCAGCTCAAGCAGCGCATCGCCAAGGGCGAGGCGTTTGATGTGCTGGCCAAAAAACATTCTAGCTGTCCGTCCGGCAAACGTGGCGGCGATCTCGGCGAAGTCAGGCCTGGGCAGATGGTGGGCGCCATCGACCAGATAATCTTCAAGAAGCCATTGCGCATTGTGCACGGCCCGGTCAAAAGCAAATTCGGCTATCACCTGGTTCAGGTTTTTTATCGCGACTGA